One region of Hymenobacter sediminicola genomic DNA includes:
- a CDS encoding DUF6799 domain-containing protein, producing MKRTSTFVLTLLLAAGCFAAQAQTKLPPRKPVQPRGRMVSKGAATRDGAVMKDGKVVLTQNGLTNPVLQETALINGTKIKPDGTVTMTDGTSTVMKEGDYMSLTGRLTTAVMKAQQDSLAKAAQLDPKGKKGKKKGR from the coding sequence ATGAAACGGACTTCAACGTTTGTTCTCACTTTGTTGCTGGCTGCCGGCTGTTTTGCTGCTCAGGCCCAAACCAAGCTCCCCCCCCGCAAGCCTGTGCAGCCCAGAGGGCGTATGGTTAGCAAAGGCGCTGCTACCCGGGATGGCGCCGTGATGAAAGACGGCAAGGTAGTACTGACCCAGAACGGTCTTACCAACCCCGTGTTGCAGGAAACAGCCCTCATCAACGGCACCAAGATCAAACCCGACGGTACGGTGACCATGACTGATGGCACCAGCACCGTCATGAAGGAAGGCGACTACATGTCGTTGACGGGCCGCCTGACTACTGCCGTAATGAAGGCGCAGCAGGATAGCCTCGCGAAAGCCGCGCAGCTAGACCCCAAAGGCAAAAAAGGCAAGAAGAAGGGCCGGTAA
- a CDS encoding septal ring lytic transglycosylase RlpA family protein, translated as MNLSISPTEQPSSSDFALRTVWACCQRAATAVALLLAGPLLLGACAGGKGFTQSGNASYYADKFDGRKTASGTIYRSGQRTAAHNTLPFGTVVKVTNPRNHRSVKVTVTDRGPHAKGRIIDLSKKAARKIGIIDAGVAPVQLKVVKKG; from the coding sequence ATGAACCTGAGTATTTCACCGACTGAGCAGCCTTCCTCATCAGACTTCGCCTTACGCACCGTGTGGGCCTGTTGCCAGCGGGCGGCTACTGCCGTGGCGCTGCTGTTAGCCGGTCCGCTTCTTCTGGGGGCATGCGCGGGTGGTAAAGGCTTTACGCAGAGCGGAAATGCCTCTTACTACGCCGACAAGTTCGATGGCCGGAAAACCGCCAGCGGCACAATTTACCGGTCTGGCCAACGCACTGCGGCCCACAACACCCTCCCGTTCGGCACGGTAGTAAAGGTCACAAATCCGCGCAACCACCGCTCCGTCAAGGTGACCGTCACGGACCGGGGCCCGCACGCCAAAGGCCGCATTATCGACCTGTCCAAGAAAGCGGCCCGCAAAATAGGCATCATCGATGCCGGAGTAGCGCCGGTACAACTGAAGGTGGTAAAGAAAGGATAG
- a CDS encoding glycoside hydrolase family 25 protein — protein MKRPASTSYRRSKSRPLLRWALVLLVVAGLALYGHYRRQLNRYARRTWATLISSHLTGREKTPLLDGYSVHGIDVSAYQGRIDWSEVATHNVKFAFIKASEGVTLRDSRFRRNWEAARKAGVYRGAYHYFQPNYDGTAQANLFTRTVPLQPGDLPPVLDVEHAEFHDVAYMRRNVATWLRLVERHYGVRPILYSNYSFYKRHLAGHFDKYPLWLAHYEVAQPSLPREKWIIWQHSDEAYIPGIRGTVDFNVFQGNFETLLAMRIPPKSSGAPN, from the coding sequence ATGAAACGCCCTGCTTCCACATCCTACCGCCGCTCTAAGTCACGCCCGCTGCTACGCTGGGCGCTGGTGTTGCTGGTAGTAGCGGGGCTGGCGCTCTACGGGCACTATCGGCGGCAGCTGAACCGATACGCACGGCGGACCTGGGCCACGCTTATCAGCAGCCACCTCACCGGCCGCGAGAAAACGCCGCTGCTGGATGGCTACTCCGTACATGGCATTGATGTATCCGCGTATCAGGGCCGTATCGATTGGTCGGAAGTGGCCACCCACAACGTAAAGTTTGCCTTCATCAAGGCCTCGGAAGGTGTGACGCTGCGTGACTCCCGGTTCCGCCGCAACTGGGAAGCCGCCCGGAAGGCAGGCGTGTACCGAGGGGCATACCACTACTTCCAGCCCAACTACGACGGTACTGCGCAGGCTAACCTGTTTACGCGTACCGTCCCGTTGCAGCCCGGCGACTTACCGCCTGTGCTGGATGTAGAACACGCTGAATTTCATGACGTAGCGTATATGCGCCGTAACGTAGCTACTTGGCTACGGCTGGTAGAGCGCCACTACGGTGTTCGGCCTATTCTGTACTCCAACTACAGCTTCTACAAGCGCCACCTGGCCGGCCATTTCGATAAATATCCGCTTTGGCTGGCTCACTACGAGGTAGCTCAGCCTAGCCTGCCCCGCGAAAAATGGATTATCTGGCAGCACTCCGATGAGGCGTATATCCCAGGTATCCGGGGCACTGTGGACTTCAATGTTTTTCAGGGCAATTTTGAAACGCTGCTGGCCATGCGCATCCCACCCAAGTCCAGCGGAGCGCCCAATTAA
- a CDS encoding VF530 family DNA-binding protein produces MSASSTPADARDENGRLIRELHGVTLASIVEYLHGHYGWPGLDQRLRMNCFAVNPSIKSALAFLRRTAWARTKVEELYIQTRTAEVQGKPMQ; encoded by the coding sequence ATGTCTGCCTCTTCAACTCCTGCCGATGCCCGCGACGAAAACGGCCGCCTTATTCGTGAGCTGCATGGCGTCACGTTGGCCTCTATCGTGGAATACCTGCATGGGCACTACGGCTGGCCCGGCCTCGATCAGCGCCTGCGTATGAACTGCTTTGCTGTGAATCCTAGCATAAAATCGGCGCTGGCTTTTCTGCGCCGTACGGCCTGGGCCCGCACCAAAGTAGAGGAGCTGTACATCCAGACGCGCACGGCAGAAGTGCAGGGCAAACCAATGCAATAG
- a CDS encoding Hsp20/alpha crystallin family protein: MNLISREFIRNLAPQLDLLNTLGGGIAQAQLRVDKQEQGVVIRVAAPSVSPENIHVVLKNSRLSVFGEFRHQPEDQLAAPLFTRVLDLPADLDLTRIDAVHEQGELRVRIPYADPTSQQREIKIKQR; encoded by the coding sequence ATGAACCTGATAAGCCGAGAATTCATCCGTAACCTGGCCCCGCAGCTGGATCTGCTCAACACGCTGGGTGGGGGCATCGCGCAAGCCCAGCTGCGCGTGGACAAGCAGGAGCAGGGCGTAGTTATTCGAGTGGCTGCCCCATCGGTCAGCCCGGAAAATATCCATGTGGTGCTCAAAAACAGCCGCCTGTCGGTGTTTGGCGAATTCCGTCATCAGCCCGAAGACCAGCTGGCTGCTCCACTGTTCACCCGCGTCCTCGATTTGCCCGCTGACCTGGACCTGACGCGCATCGACGCGGTACACGAGCAGGGCGAGTTGCGCGTACGCATTCCGTACGCTGACCCTACCAGCCAGCAGCGCGAAATCAAAATCAAGCAGCGCTAG
- a CDS encoding T9SS type A sorting domain-containing protein codes for MQHFSSLFSLRYLGLAAITAVTCLSSSVAQAQSPAIITTGTVATPSYHPGPIYRSSASSGYYYSQYAYLFDAAELTAAGITPGSAITQVEWEKTNTAATIRTGVFRILMKNSTQATYTTATPWATLTTGATQVYNNATQALPATIGFVAFPLTAPFAYNGQALEIFTDWDNSVGTGNAATDAFNWAQYTVVDHILGYSNFAAITAPLSPSSNSIGTLDNLRPKIRITYTRTNGTRGQLLLSGEAYPNPTAGPIKLKLNPAFAGKKVELTVLDATGRTLRTLQLPASGLLDLSDLAAGTYMVRASHNELTEVHRVQVAH; via the coding sequence ATGCAACACTTCTCCTCCCTGTTTTCTTTGCGCTACCTTGGGCTGGCAGCCATAACGGCTGTTACTTGCCTCTCCTCTTCGGTGGCGCAGGCACAGAGCCCGGCCATTATCACGACCGGTACGGTAGCCACTCCATCCTATCACCCAGGGCCTATCTACCGCTCATCGGCCTCTAGCGGCTACTACTACAGCCAGTATGCCTACCTTTTCGATGCGGCTGAGCTGACAGCGGCCGGTATTACCCCCGGTTCGGCCATCACGCAGGTAGAATGGGAAAAGACGAATACCGCTGCCACTATTCGCACGGGTGTATTCCGCATTCTGATGAAGAACTCGACTCAGGCCACCTATACTACGGCTACTCCCTGGGCGACTCTCACCACTGGTGCCACGCAGGTGTACAACAATGCTACCCAAGCCCTACCTGCTACCATAGGGTTCGTGGCATTCCCACTCACGGCACCCTTTGCTTATAACGGGCAGGCGCTGGAAATATTTACCGACTGGGACAACAGCGTGGGTACCGGCAATGCTGCCACTGATGCTTTTAACTGGGCGCAGTACACAGTCGTCGACCATATCCTGGGCTATTCCAATTTCGCGGCCATTACGGCACCGCTCTCCCCTTCCTCAAACAGCATTGGTACGCTGGACAACCTGCGGCCCAAGATCCGCATTACGTACACCCGCACCAATGGTACCCGTGGGCAGTTGCTGCTTTCGGGTGAGGCGTATCCCAACCCAACGGCCGGGCCAATCAAGCTGAAGCTCAACCCAGCATTTGCCGGCAAAAAAGTAGAATTGACGGTGCTCGATGCGACCGGGCGGACGTTGCGGACGTTGCAGCTGCCCGCCAGCGGCTTGCTGGACCTGAGCGACCTGGCTGCTGGCACTTATATGGTGCGTGCATCGCACAATGAGCTAACCGAAGTTCATCGTGTGCAGGTAGCACACTAG
- a CDS encoding VOC family protein gives MLQGLRTVVYPAGDIVKAKLWYSQALRQEPYFDEPFYVGFNVGGYELGLVPDAPVAGQCGPITYWGVPEAHAAYTHLLALGAAAHEAIHDVGGGILLGSVQDPFGNLLGVIENPHFRLPAE, from the coding sequence ATGCTTCAAGGCCTACGCACCGTTGTGTACCCCGCTGGGGATATTGTAAAAGCCAAGTTGTGGTATAGCCAGGCACTACGCCAAGAGCCGTATTTCGATGAGCCATTTTATGTGGGCTTCAATGTGGGAGGCTATGAGCTAGGCCTGGTGCCGGACGCGCCGGTGGCTGGACAGTGCGGCCCTATTACGTACTGGGGCGTACCGGAGGCCCATGCAGCTTACACCCACCTGTTGGCGTTGGGAGCGGCGGCCCACGAAGCTATTCATGACGTGGGAGGCGGTATTCTGCTGGGCTCCGTGCAGGACCCGTTCGGCAACCTACTGGGAGTCATTGAGAACCCGCACTTCCGTCTTCCGGCCGAATAG
- a CDS encoding GNAT family N-acetyltransferase: MIPLITRTPRLTLLAASRALLTAELHKPHYFPVLLGAAMPADWPPGEYDEEAGRYFLAQLTAGGRTAAGWYGWYAILRATDEQPATLIGAGGFWGPPDAAGTAEIGYSISADWRGKGLATELVAGLIQQAESTGMVRRLIAHIRPDNAASEQVLLRNDFQLVDPDTEGRMRFERAVTPATDTL, encoded by the coding sequence ATGATTCCGCTTATTACCCGTACGCCCCGCCTCACGCTGCTGGCTGCCAGCCGGGCGCTGCTCACTGCCGAGCTACATAAACCACACTATTTTCCGGTACTGCTTGGGGCCGCCATGCCCGCCGACTGGCCCCCGGGCGAGTACGACGAGGAAGCCGGCCGCTACTTCCTGGCCCAGCTCACGGCCGGCGGACGCACGGCAGCCGGCTGGTATGGCTGGTATGCTATTCTGCGCGCAACCGATGAGCAACCAGCCACGCTGATTGGGGCCGGCGGTTTCTGGGGCCCACCAGACGCGGCTGGCACCGCCGAAATCGGCTATTCTATTTCGGCCGACTGGCGCGGCAAAGGACTAGCGACGGAACTGGTAGCCGGCCTGATTCAGCAGGCTGAAAGCACGGGTATGGTGCGCCGCCTCATAGCTCATATACGCCCCGATAATGCAGCCTCGGAGCAGGTACTGCTTCGCAATGACTTTCAGCTTGTCGACCCCGACACTGAGGGCCGCATGCGGTTTGAGCGCGCAGTGACACCCGCAACCGACACGCTATAA
- a CDS encoding SUKH-3 domain-containing protein, translating to MVVFSGEVHHILTEAGWHPGRAVATQAYQQAAHAVQMPWLPTAAAFLSEFGGLHCYFARQDHSIASVQFEVQQAATVLDLQRLRRDYVPRVPGGTLSIIGQAYTDPLCLLVASNGAFYGACEEGLYYIGATVAEALEAIVMDLPFQEV from the coding sequence ATGGTTGTTTTTTCAGGAGAAGTACACCACATACTGACGGAAGCCGGCTGGCACCCCGGCCGGGCCGTAGCCACGCAGGCCTACCAACAGGCGGCCCACGCCGTGCAGATGCCTTGGCTGCCGACGGCAGCCGCTTTTCTCAGCGAGTTTGGAGGCCTGCACTGCTACTTTGCCCGGCAAGACCACAGCATTGCCTCAGTGCAGTTTGAGGTGCAGCAGGCGGCCACCGTACTTGACCTGCAGCGCCTGCGCCGCGACTATGTCCCACGCGTGCCCGGGGGCACACTCAGCATCATCGGCCAAGCCTATACCGATCCGCTTTGTTTGCTGGTGGCTTCTAATGGGGCTTTCTACGGTGCCTGCGAAGAAGGCCTATACTACATTGGCGCTACGGTAGCCGAAGCACTAGAGGCCATTGTGATGGACCTGCCGTTTCAGGAGGTCTGA
- a CDS encoding acyl carrier protein: MEQLIKYQVERMLRRKRRNPNLLLQPTTRLVHDIGLDSVDLIELTMNLEYRFHIVIPDAELEELRTVQDVLDCVDTHLAASHSY; the protein is encoded by the coding sequence ATGGAACAGCTGATTAAGTATCAGGTGGAACGGATGCTCCGCCGCAAACGCCGCAACCCTAACCTCCTGCTTCAACCCACCACCCGCCTAGTACACGATATCGGGCTTGACTCCGTCGACCTGATAGAGTTGACGATGAACCTAGAGTACCGGTTCCATATTGTAATTCCCGACGCCGAGCTCGAGGAACTGCGTACCGTGCAGGACGTGCTGGACTGCGTTGACACGCACCTTGCTGCCAGCCATAGTTATTAA
- a CDS encoding efflux RND transporter periplasmic adaptor subunit, with translation MKKLIRTTFVVLLGATGSIALLRSALPEATQDTLPSTITAYLAPPTEAPLPSAAPGTAVPANIAGRVWEVYFSAGQRVRKGQVLVKVTEKLRTAEQHRLQLLLAQQQQAYTVLAAQRPAASANALAAAQDLVSGTQKKLAEAPAQLSFLFVTAPQDGIVATRTVAPGDYLAPATIVATLAAPPADDTTLLLSSID, from the coding sequence ATGAAAAAGCTCATTAGGACGACATTTGTCGTTCTGCTGGGAGCCACCGGAAGCATTGCCTTGTTGCGCAGTGCCCTGCCCGAAGCCACCCAGGACACCCTTCCTTCTACCATCACCGCTTACCTCGCGCCGCCTACTGAAGCACCACTACCTTCTGCCGCTCCCGGCACAGCCGTACCCGCCAACATAGCAGGGCGGGTATGGGAAGTGTACTTTTCAGCGGGCCAGCGCGTGCGCAAAGGTCAAGTGCTGGTAAAAGTGACAGAAAAGCTCCGCACCGCCGAACAGCACCGGCTTCAGCTACTGCTGGCGCAGCAGCAGCAGGCCTATACCGTACTGGCCGCTCAGCGTCCGGCCGCTTCAGCCAACGCCTTGGCCGCCGCGCAAGACCTAGTGTCCGGCACGCAAAAGAAGCTGGCAGAAGCGCCTGCACAACTAAGCTTTCTGTTCGTGACGGCTCCTCAGGATGGCATTGTGGCGACCCGCACGGTTGCCCCCGGCGACTATCTGGCCCCCGCCACCATTGTAGCCACCCTAGCAGCCCCGCCGGCCGACGATACCACACTGCTGCTTTCCAGCATCGACTAG
- a CDS encoding Rrf2 family transcriptional regulator, whose protein sequence is MNTRFAVATHILAYLAHAEGQPVSSEVLASSAGTHPVVVRRLMGTLRSAGLVRTQLGAGGGALLARPAVGISLLDVFKAMREQEPDLFAVGSTNPNSHCDLGRVMQHTLEDLLGSAEKAMHQALAAVSLEQVMQELAARLPTDCGCPGTAAA, encoded by the coding sequence ATGAACACCCGTTTCGCGGTTGCCACCCACATTCTCGCCTATCTGGCTCACGCTGAGGGCCAGCCAGTATCGTCGGAGGTACTGGCCAGCAGTGCGGGCACGCATCCGGTGGTAGTGCGCCGCCTGATGGGTACGCTCCGCAGTGCCGGCCTTGTGCGCACCCAACTGGGAGCGGGCGGCGGTGCCTTGCTGGCCCGGCCCGCAGTCGGCATTTCGCTGCTGGATGTGTTCAAGGCAATGCGGGAGCAGGAACCCGACCTGTTTGCGGTGGGCAGCACCAACCCCAACTCGCACTGCGACCTGGGCCGCGTGATGCAGCATACACTCGAAGACCTGCTGGGCAGCGCCGAAAAAGCCATGCATCAGGCGCTGGCGGCTGTGTCGCTGGAGCAGGTGATGCAGGAGCTGGCCGCCCGCCTGCCCACCGACTGTGGCTGTCCCGGCACGGCAGCGGCATAA
- a CDS encoding pirin family protein: MRTIKQQHRAISAPINDLVTYRALPTRAVEHLDPFLFLNHHGPQVYPAPNRGLPFGPHPHRGFETVTFILDGDIMHQDSGGHQNVIGPGGIQWMTAGSGLIHSEISSDEFKRTGGPLEILQLWVNLPAKDKMTAPRYVGLQESEIPAISLDEGRVTVHAVSGEWAGTAGAVQPLADVQLATINFEAGGKLQLRIPAERTVFFYTIRGKLRVNGQETEARQLVEFNYDGEELQVEALADAVLLLGHAAPFQEPIIAHGPFVMNTEAEIRQAYQDYQAGKFGVWKD, from the coding sequence ATGCGCACCATCAAGCAGCAGCACCGCGCCATCAGCGCCCCCATCAACGACCTGGTTACGTATCGCGCCCTGCCTACACGTGCAGTTGAGCACCTCGACCCGTTTCTGTTTCTGAACCACCATGGCCCGCAGGTATATCCGGCCCCCAACCGTGGCCTACCCTTCGGCCCTCATCCGCACCGCGGCTTCGAAACCGTGACCTTTATTCTGGACGGCGACATTATGCACCAGGATTCGGGCGGGCACCAGAACGTTATCGGGCCGGGCGGCATTCAGTGGATGACTGCCGGCAGCGGCCTAATTCACTCTGAAATATCCTCCGACGAGTTCAAGCGCACGGGTGGGCCGCTGGAGATTTTGCAGCTCTGGGTGAACCTGCCAGCCAAAGACAAGATGACAGCGCCGCGCTATGTGGGCCTGCAGGAGTCCGAAATTCCAGCCATTTCGCTCGATGAGGGCCGCGTGACAGTGCATGCCGTATCGGGCGAATGGGCCGGCACGGCTGGGGCGGTGCAGCCCCTGGCCGATGTGCAACTGGCTACCATCAATTTTGAGGCGGGTGGCAAGCTGCAACTTCGTATTCCGGCCGAGCGGACGGTTTTCTTTTACACCATCCGGGGGAAGCTGCGCGTGAATGGGCAGGAAACCGAAGCGCGCCAGTTGGTGGAGTTCAACTATGATGGTGAGGAACTGCAAGTAGAAGCCCTTGCAGATGCCGTGCTGCTACTGGGCCACGCCGCGCCATTTCAGGAGCCTATTATTGCCCACGGGCCTTTCGTGATGAACACGGAGGCAGAAATCCGGCAGGCATACCAAGATTATCAGGCAGGAAAGTTTGGGGTCTGGAAGGACTAA
- a CDS encoding NADH:flavin oxidoreductase/NADH oxidase has product MSQLFSPLTLRGLTLRNRIAISPMCMYSAQDGFANDWHLVHLGSRAVGGAGLIIQEATAVAPEGRITPDDLGIWKQEHVPFLRRITDFIKAQGAVAGIQLAHAGRKASHTSPWKGNEVVPAEAGGWTTVAPSATPFTPEEPAPHALNLEEIRQVVVDFRAATLRALEAGYEVIELHAAHGYLLHEFFSPLSNHRTDAYGGTFENRIRLLLEVVEATRAVLPAQLPLLVRVSATDWVEGGWTPADTVALASILKDKGVDLLDCSTGGNVAVAPIPVGPGYQVQFAEQVRRETGLPTGAVGLITSAQQAEVIISSGQADLVLLAREALRDPYFPLHAAHELGASITWPDQYLRARPR; this is encoded by the coding sequence ATGTCACAGCTATTTTCGCCGCTTACACTGCGCGGCCTTACACTGCGCAACCGGATTGCCATTTCGCCGATGTGTATGTACAGCGCCCAGGATGGCTTCGCCAACGACTGGCATCTGGTGCATCTGGGTAGCCGGGCGGTAGGGGGCGCTGGCCTCATTATCCAGGAAGCTACGGCAGTAGCCCCGGAGGGCCGCATCACCCCCGACGACCTTGGTATCTGGAAACAGGAGCACGTGCCATTTCTGCGTCGTATCACTGATTTTATCAAGGCACAAGGTGCCGTAGCCGGCATTCAGCTGGCCCACGCCGGCCGCAAAGCCAGCCATACCAGCCCCTGGAAAGGCAACGAGGTGGTCCCCGCCGAAGCTGGCGGCTGGACTACGGTGGCGCCCAGTGCTACGCCTTTCACTCCGGAGGAACCTGCGCCGCATGCCCTGAACCTGGAGGAAATCCGGCAGGTAGTAGTAGATTTTCGGGCGGCTACGCTGCGGGCGCTGGAAGCAGGCTATGAAGTAATAGAACTGCATGCGGCCCACGGCTACCTGCTCCACGAGTTCTTTTCCCCGCTGAGCAACCACCGCACCGACGCGTATGGCGGCACCTTCGAAAACCGGATTCGGCTGCTGCTGGAAGTAGTAGAAGCCACCCGCGCCGTGCTACCCGCGCAGTTGCCGCTGCTGGTGCGCGTGTCGGCTACCGACTGGGTGGAAGGCGGCTGGACGCCTGCAGACACGGTAGCACTAGCCTCTATTCTGAAGGACAAAGGTGTAGATCTGTTAGACTGCTCTACGGGCGGCAATGTGGCCGTAGCGCCCATTCCCGTTGGGCCGGGCTACCAAGTGCAGTTTGCCGAGCAGGTTCGGCGCGAAACCGGGCTGCCAACCGGCGCCGTGGGCCTTATTACCAGCGCGCAGCAGGCGGAGGTCATCATTTCTTCCGGCCAAGCCGACTTGGTGCTGCTGGCGCGTGAAGCGCTGCGCGACCCGTATTTTCCGCTCCATGCGGCCCACGAGCTGGGAGCTTCCATCACCTGGCCCGACCAGTATCTGCGGGCCCGCCCCCGCTAG
- a CDS encoding BlaI/MecI/CopY family transcriptional regulator: MERLTQSEEEAMRGFWELGGGFIKDVLELLPEPRPPYTTLASTVRNLERKGYVSSRKLGNTYRFVPVVTAEEYRRRFLGTFVGDYFRNSYKELVSFFAQEQKISPEELQDIIDMIENRKSRP; the protein is encoded by the coding sequence ATGGAACGATTAACGCAATCTGAAGAAGAAGCCATGCGTGGCTTTTGGGAGTTGGGCGGCGGCTTCATCAAAGACGTGCTGGAACTGCTGCCTGAACCCCGGCCTCCCTACACGACGTTGGCTTCCACAGTTCGCAATCTGGAACGCAAAGGCTATGTGAGCAGCCGCAAGCTCGGCAACACCTACCGTTTTGTTCCGGTAGTGACGGCAGAGGAATACCGGCGGCGGTTTCTGGGCACTTTCGTCGGCGACTATTTCCGCAATTCCTACAAAGAGCTGGTTTCGTTCTTTGCGCAGGAGCAGAAAATCAGCCCCGAGGAGCTACAGGACATCATCGACATGATCGAAAACCGTAAGTCCCGGCCATGA
- a CDS encoding M56 family metallopeptidase, protein MTPLLLYLLKANLALLVLLGLYYGLLRSLTFHSLNRLYLLYAMIFAAMCPLLKLSYWNATALAQPWAVVVYEGAATPVATVAAASPEWLLQAVPVFYSLGVAVLAGQLLLRLAALLRLRNTSVPGSAHGIAYRQLAVAASPFTFGPDIYIGAGPHTAADLHAVLLHEQVHARQAHTLDVLLAHLLRTLCWFNPVAWRLPELVQRNLEFLTDAMVLESGQLPRKAYQYSLLRVSSLLPGPPLASSFSFLPLKHRIAMMNQPKSKRPQTLRYFLALPVAFALLLALPSAVPVSTSAAKAAPAAPLGLPTNAVFYLDGKQVPLAAIQQLDAKTIAGVAVLKGADAARVFAGITQPVVVITTQAGASLPEAEALAARLPHEQQVDVSYLSAEALAYIVKTYPGHRLTGVWKVTTQGQPVRYRAEIAKGRRPLSVLFDEQGHALTQ, encoded by the coding sequence ATGACTCCACTGCTGCTGTATCTGCTGAAGGCTAACCTGGCACTGCTGGTGTTGCTGGGGCTTTACTACGGTCTGTTGCGTAGCCTCACCTTTCATTCCCTGAACAGGTTGTATCTACTGTATGCAATGATTTTCGCGGCTATGTGTCCGCTTCTGAAACTGAGCTATTGGAACGCTACGGCTCTGGCTCAGCCTTGGGCCGTGGTGGTGTACGAAGGGGCCGCTACACCGGTAGCCACGGTGGCCGCAGCGTCGCCGGAGTGGTTGTTACAGGCTGTGCCAGTGTTCTATAGCCTAGGAGTGGCGGTGCTGGCCGGGCAGCTGTTGCTACGGCTGGCGGCTCTGTTACGGCTGCGCAACACTTCCGTGCCCGGTAGCGCCCACGGCATTGCGTACCGGCAACTGGCCGTTGCGGCCAGTCCCTTCACTTTTGGCCCTGATATCTACATCGGAGCAGGGCCCCACACCGCCGCCGACCTGCACGCTGTGCTGTTGCATGAGCAGGTGCATGCCCGGCAGGCCCACACTCTGGACGTACTGCTGGCGCATCTTCTCAGAACCTTATGTTGGTTTAATCCGGTGGCATGGCGGCTGCCAGAACTGGTGCAGCGCAACCTGGAGTTTCTGACGGATGCCATGGTGCTGGAATCGGGCCAGCTGCCTCGCAAAGCATACCAGTACAGCCTGTTGCGTGTGAGTAGTTTGTTGCCGGGGCCGCCGCTTGCCTCTTCCTTCTCCTTTCTACCCCTTAAACACCGCATTGCTATGATGAACCAACCGAAGTCTAAGCGCCCTCAAACTTTGCGGTATTTTCTGGCCCTGCCGGTAGCATTTGCGTTGCTGCTGGCCCTGCCGTCTGCTGTGCCGGTCAGTACTTCGGCGGCCAAAGCCGCTCCGGCGGCCCCGCTGGGGTTGCCCACCAATGCCGTATTCTATCTGGACGGAAAACAGGTGCCCTTGGCCGCCATACAGCAGCTGGACGCCAAAACCATAGCCGGCGTAGCCGTGCTGAAAGGAGCCGACGCGGCGCGCGTTTTTGCCGGTATTACCCAACCAGTTGTAGTGATTACCACGCAGGCAGGAGCCTCTTTGCCGGAAGCGGAGGCGTTGGCTGCCCGCCTGCCTCATGAGCAACAGGTGGACGTGAGTTACCTGTCGGCGGAAGCGCTGGCGTACATCGTGAAAACCTATCCTGGCCACCGGCTTACCGGCGTGTGGAAAGTAACTACCCAGGGCCAGCCGGTGCGCTACCGCGCCGAAATAGCTAAAGGCCGCCGGCCACTGTCCGTGCTGTTCGATGAGCAGGGCCACGCACTTACTCAGTAG